From Salvia splendens isolate huo1 chromosome 16, SspV2, whole genome shotgun sequence, a single genomic window includes:
- the LOC121771783 gene encoding uncharacterized protein LOC121771783 isoform X3: MRVDMAVEGILRLLLAAFYLMFNKVSNDSEVSAASRLLALATNYAIRVIRKYGLLHHKKVSEKPLEVRSNEGPYTLLELTEKKHDEEGTSRTLAEAARYLVVIRSLQQQLNEKFRRPGQVLTVNAGLVNTVGTGRLEDEYKNPAVLEDTSSLIRSDQRGTGTELSNEENLALMPVDTVGADFQDFQNFNKAILVSEGSTYGKRTSRIENPKDMIARWELDNMDIKTVVSDALLSGRLPLAVLSLHLHHVNNLLPDTETRDTFNDVRIAGRAIAYDLFVKGEIGLGTTTLQKLGEDVETTLKQLVFGTVRRSLRVLVAEEMKRYAYLGPQELKILEMLSLVERVYPCSSFFSTLATRRKGLKRTSNEEPLGEISLHLLHPLFDNPVISCGEIDGVVLGSWTTIDKHSIAAEVDDDTSHAAYWAAAAAWSDAWDQRVVDRILLDQPLLMGVNVLWESQVEYHVCHNDWLEVSKLLEVVPPYALSPGSLSISLDDIRPASSIEYGQEPPEFNKYSSFLEDLDTVCMNVQNIRLFRFPTNRSSSVWLRRLMEQQLAHKLIFLVDYWDRVSDIVPLLARSGFMSDLHDTSFLDGANDGSSELLVIGDASIDPDAMQSLHKVVVHFCSQYNLLYLLDIYLDTHKLAIDHSSLSFLLDAAGDNEWVKCLLLMRVKGKEYDASFSNARAVAALNSVPGNKLTVEMDDIIQAVDDIAEGAGEMAALATLMFAPAPLQECLSSGSVKRHCSSAQCTLENLRPVLHRFPTLWNTLVAACFGQDPTCRNLKTKMSGYSELLDYLNWREGVFFSSLRDTSILQMIPCWFPKAVRRLIQLYVQGPVGWQSLADSETEELSLLRDIYYVVNSSGHAQISATSWEAVIQRHIEEELYSSSLEGADVGLEHHLHRGRALAALNHLLSARVHKLKSDNKDRDQPESLSTGQTNIQSDVLILLSPITESEESLLSSVIPLAIQHFDDSALVASCAFLLELCGLSASTLRMDIAALKRISSFYKSAENNQHMQLSPRSPAFLQPPVEVDVTESIARALADDYLHKYSSSIMQKGDRNNSVLNQPSRALLLVLQHLEKASLPLPSNSMTCGSWLSSGNGDGAELRSQQKATSQHWQLVTAFCQMHNIPLSTKYLAVLARDNDWVGFLSEVQIGKYTFETVMQLASKEFSDPCLKSHITTVLRSMQSRKKTAPMNMDTGEKDKNYLSNENLCMPVELFGIIAGCERNERPGEALLLKAKNLSWSILAMVASCFPDVSPLSCLTVWLEITAARETSAIKVNDIASQISKNVGAAVEATNALSPGARTITFRYNRKNAKRRRLQEPVPLDSLTSTDSISSKSSTFSNTHGFLHEEGSDKIGDEDAKFWTDSNSMANTLSRMVAVLCEQHLFLPLLKAFEIFLPSCSLLPFIRALQAFSHMLLSEASAHLGLFSTIIKEESPLALPNWEREGKVGNSWTTSTAVKAADAILLTCPSPYEKRCLLRLLAATDFGDGGSIAARYGQLSWKIDMAEPSMRGDECPLLGNETFDDASLLSALEKNGYWEQARCWANKLEASGESRWKSAANHVTEMQAEAMVAEWKEFLWDIPEERVALWSHCQTLFIRYSFPALQAGQFFLKHAEAVEKDISAKELHEILLLALQWLSGMTTLSNPVYPPHLLREIETRVWLLAVESEALVKNEGDDSLISPAREPGAGKSSDLMDRTASIVAKMDNHMNGLRLKSSERNDRENGQPHVRMTQTGDGGLKTKRRAKGFASSRKPLFDSGDKKHDSESIPLNPRDETHLVDESSKIDASLSRWEERVGPAELNRAVLSLLDFGHITAARQLQNKLSPDNMPSEFFIVDAALKLAAHSTSSMKVSMPMLDDDVFAVMKSCNLLTEQQVIDPLQTLESFPSLLKEGSGRGICRRIISVVKAANVLGLTFSEAFDKQPIELLQLLSLKAQESFEEAHLLVQTHSMPAASIAQILAESFLKGLLAAHRGGYMDFQKDEGPAPLLWRISDFLKWAELCPSDSEIGHALMRLVITGQEIPHACEVELLILSHHFYKLSACLDGVDVLVALAATRVEAYVWEGDFSCLARLITGVGNFHALNFILGILIENGQLDLLLQKFSAAADVNSGTAEAVRGFRMAVLTSLKQFNPSDLDAFAMVYNHFDMKHETAALLELRAKQLSQQWFLRYDKDQNEELLESMHYFIEAAEVHSSIDAGNKTRKSCAQASLVSLQIRMPDTKWLNLSETNARRILVEQSRFQEALIVAEAYGLNQPSEWALVLWEQMLNPELTEQFVAEFVAVLPLQPSMLVELARFYRSEMQARGDQSQFSVWLTGGGLPADWAKYLGRSFRCLLRRTRDIRLKQHLAASATGFDDIIETTNRELDKVPENAGPLILRKGHGGAYLPLM; this comes from the exons ATGAGGGTTGATATGGCAGTGGAAGGGATCTTGAGGTTGCTCCTTGCAGCTTTTTATCTGATGTTCAATAAAGTAAGCAACGATAGTGAGGTTTCTGCTGCATCAAG GCTTCTAGCATTGGCCACCAATTATGCAATTAGGGTCATACGTAAATATGGCCTATTGCATCATAAGAAAGTGTCCGAGAAGCCATTGGAGGTTAGAAGTAATGAAGGCCCTTATACTCTATTGGAGTTGACAGAAAAAAAGCATGATGAAGAGGGAACTTCAAGAACCCTTGCTGAAGCAGCACGATATTTGGTGGTTATTCGGAGTTTGCAGCAGCAGTTGAATGAAAAATTCAGACGACCAGGACAAGTATTG ACGGTTAATGCTGGGTTGGTGAACACGGTTGGTACTGGTCGATTGGAGGATGAATACAAGAATCCAGCTGTTCTGGAAGATACTTCATCGCTGATTAGATCAGATCAACGTGGAACTGGAACTGAATTGAGTAATGAAGAGAACCTTGCTCTGATGCCTGTGGATACAGTTGGTGCTGATTTCCAAGATTTTCAGAACTTTAATAAGGCTATCCTAGTTTCTGAAGGAAGCACATATGGAAAAAGAACTTCTAGAATAGAGAATCCAAAAGATATGATAGCACGTTGGGAGCTTGATAATATGGACATTAAAACGGTTGTGAGTGATGCATTGCTTTCTGGCCGTCTTCCTCTAGCCGTGCTTAGCTTGCATCTACATCATGTGAACAATTTGTTACCGGACACAGAAACTCGTGATACCTTTAATGATGTCCGGATTGCTGGAAGAGCAATTGCATATGATTTATTTGTAAAG GGTGAGATTGGGCTTGGTACAACAACATTGCAAAAGCTTGGGGAGGATGTTGAAACAACCTTGAAACAGTTAGTTTTTGGAACTGTCAGAAGATCTCTGCGGGTGCTAGTTGCAGAAGAGATGAAAAGATATGCATACCTTGGGCCACAGGAGTTAAAGATATTGGAAATGTTATCATTAGTAGAG AGGGTGTATCCTTGCAGTAGTTTCTTCAGTACACTAGCTACCAGGAGAAAGGGGCTTAAGAGAACATCTAATGAAGAACCACTTGGGGAGATAAGTTTGCACTTATTGCACCCACTATTTGACAATCCTGTCATTTCATGTGGAGAGATTGATGGAGTTGTTTTGGGTTCATGGACGACCATTGACAAACATTCTATCGCTGCTGAAGTAGATGATGACACCAGCCATGCTGCTTATTGGGCTGCTGCTGCAGCTTGGTCGGATGCCTGGGATCAAAGAGTTGTTGACCGT ATACTTCTGGACCAACCTCTTCTTATGGGTGTTAATGTCTTGTGGGAATCTCAAGTTGAGTATCATGTATGCCATAATGACTGGTTAGAAGTTTCAAAGCTACTAGAGGTAGTTCCACCATATGCACTCTCTCCTGGAAGCCTTAGCATAAGCTTGGATGATATACGTCCAGCTTCATCCATTGAGTATGGTCAGGAGCCCCCTGAATTCAACAAATACTCAAGTTTCCTTGAAGACTTGGACACTGTATGCATGAATGTGCAAAACATCAGACTTTTCAGGTTTCCTACAAACAGGTCATCTTCTGTGTGGTTAAGGAGGCTAATGGAGCAGCAGCTTGCACACAAATTAATCTTTTTGGTGGATTACTGGGACCGAGTATCAGATATTGTACCTTTGCTGGCCCGGTCAGGTTTTATGAGTGATTTACATGACACTTCTTTCCTGGATGGAGCAAATGATGGTTCATCTGAGTTACTAGTTATTGGTGATGCATCTATTGATCCAGATGCAATGCAATCTCTACATAAAGTTGTTGTACATTTCTGCTCCCAGTATAACTTGCTATACCTTCTGGACATTTATCTTGACACTCACAAACTGGCTATTGACCATAGTTCCCTTTCCTTTTTATTGGATGCAGCA GGTGATAATGAGTGGGTTAAGTGCTTGCTCTTAATGAGGGTTAAAGGAAAAGAATATGATGCATCATTTTCGAATGCTCGTGCGGTTGCTGCTCTAAATTCTGTTCCAGGTAATAAACTTACTGTGGAGATGGATGACATCATCCAAGCTGTTGATGACATTGCAGAAGGAGCAGGGGAAATGGCTGCTTTAGCCACATTGATGTTCGCTCCTGCTCCTCTACAAGAATGCCTTAGTAGTGGCAGTGTAAAAAGACACTGTAGCTCTGCTCAATGCACCTTGGAGAACCTTAGACCAGTCCTTCATCGGTTCCCTACATTATGGAACACCCTTGTAGCAGCATGTTTTGGTCAAGATCCGACTTGCCGCAATCTCAAGACAAAAA TGTCAGGATATTCTGAGTTGTTAGACTACTTGAACTGGAGAGAAGGTGTATTTTTCTCTTCCCTACGAGATACTTCAATTCTTCAGATGATTCCATGCTGGTTCCCTAAGGCTGTACGGAGATTGATTCAGCTCTATGTGCAG GGCCCAGTTGGCTGGCAATCATTAGCTGATTCAGAGACTGAAGAACTTTCTCTTCTAAGAGACATCTATTATGTCGTAAATTCAAGTGGTCATGCTCAGATTAGTGCCACATCCTGGGAAGCTGTCATCCAGAGACATATAGAAGAGGAACTCTATTCATCTTCTTTAGAG GGAGCTGATGTTGGACTTGAACACCATTTGCATCGTGGGCGTGCATTAGCTGCTTTAAACCATCTCCTTTCAGCAAGGGTCCATAAATTGAAATCTGATAATAAGGATAGGGACCAACCTGAATCTCTATCAACTGGGCAAACGAATATACAATCGGATGTGCTGATCCTTCTCTCACCAATAACTGAGAGTGAAGAGTCTCTTCTTTCATCT GTCATACCCCTTGCTATTCAGCATTTTGATGACTCTGCATTGGTGGCTTCATGCGCTTTTCTTTTGGAACTATGTGGTTTATCTGCTAGTACTCTCCGAATGGATATTGCTGCCCTGAAAAGAATATCTTCATTCTACAAGTCTGCCGAGAACAATCAGCATATGCAACTATCACCTAGGAGCCCTGCTTTTCTTCAGCCGCCTGTTGAAGTAGACGTAACAGAATCTATAGCTAGAGCACTGGCAGATGATTATCTTCATAAATATTCTAGTAGCATAATGCAGAAAGGTGACCGAAACAATAGTGTTTTGAATCAACCGTCACGAGCTTTATTGCTTGTTCTTCAGCACTTGGAAAAGGCAAGTCTTCCATTGCCATCCAATAGCATGACCTGTGGGTCTTGGTTGTCAAGTGGAAATGGAGATGGAGCTGAGCTAAGGTCTCAACAGAAAGCCACAAGCCAGCACTGGCAATTGGTCACAGCCTTTTGTCAGATGCATAACATTCCTTTAAGCACTAAATATCTTGCTGTATTAGCAAGGGACAACGACTGG GTTGGCTTTTTGTCCGAAGTTCAAATTGGGAAATATACTTTTGAAACAGTAATGCAACTG GCATCAAAGGAGTTCAGTGACCCCTGTTTAAAATCTCACATTACAACAGTCTTGCGAAGCATGCAGTCCAGGAAAAAAACTGCACCAATGAATATGGATACTGGAGAAAAGGACAAAAATTATCTGTCAAATGAGAATCTTTGCATGCCTGTGGAATTATTTGGAATTATAGCGGGATGTGAAAGAAATGAAAGACCTGGAGAGGCTCTTCTATTGAAAGCAAAGAACTTAAGCTGGTCGATTCTGGCTATGGTTGCTTCTTGCTTTCCTGATGTCTCCCCATTGTCCTGCCTGACAGTTTGGCTGGAAATTACTGCAGCAAG GGAGACTTCCGCCATTAAAGTTAATGACATTGCAtctcaaatttcaaaaaatgtTGGAGCTGCTGTTGAGGCTACCAACGCCCTTTCTCCTGGTGCTAGAACCATAACATTTCGTTATAATAGGAAAAACGCGAAGCGTAGGCGCCTTCAGGAACCTGTTCCACTGGATTCTTTGACATCAACAGATTCTATAAGTTCTAAAAGCTCCACTTTTTCTAATACTCATGGTTTTCTTCATGAAGAGGGAAGTGATAAAATAGGTGATGAAGATGCCAAGTTTTGGACTGACTCTAATAGCATGGCTAACACTCTGTCAAGAATGGTGGCTGTCCTCTGTGAGCAGCACCTGTTCCTTCCTCTGCTAAAAGCTTTTGAAATATTTCTACCGTCATGCTCACTGTTACCTTTCATCCGTGCTCTTCAG GCTTTCTCACACATGCTCCTCTCAGAGGCTTCAGCACATCTTGGATTATTTTCAACCATAATTAAGGAAGAGTCCCCTCTTGCACTACCTAATTGGGAAAGAGAAGGGAAAGTTGGGAACTCGTGGACAACTTCCACTGCTGTCAAAGCTGCTGATGCCATCCTTTTAACTTGCCCATCCCCATACGAGAAAAGATGCTTGCTAAGGCTCCTTGCTGCTACTGACTTTGGTGATGGAGGGTCTATTGCTGCACGATATGGCCAATTGTCTTGGAAAATAGATATGGCTGAACCCTCTATGAGGGGTGATGAATGCCCCCTCCTTGGAAATGAAACGTTTGATGATGCTTCACTTCTATCTGCATTGGAAAAGAATGGGTATTGGGAACAAGCACGCTGTTGGGCAAATAAGTTAGAGGCCAGTGGTGAATCACGTTGGAAATCTGCAGCCAATCATGTAACTGAAATGCAG GCTGAAGCCATGGTTGCCGAGTGGAAGGAATTTCTTTGGGATATCCCAGAAGAGAGGGTTGCTTTGTGGAGCCACTGCCAGACACTTTTCATCAGATATTCCTTCCCAGCATTGCAG GCTGGACAATTCTTCTTAAAACATGCTGAAGCTGTGGAAAAAGATATTTCAGCAAAAGAACTTCATGAGATTTTGCTACTTGCTCTGCAGTGGTTGAGTGGAATGACAACTTTGTCAAACCC GGTTTATCCACCACACCTTCTACGCGAAATTGAAACTAGAGTGTGGCTCTTAGCTGTGGAATCAGAAGCTCTGGTAAAGAATGAAGGTGATGATTCATTAATTTCACCCGCCCGGGAGCCTGGAGCTGGCAAGAGTTCTGATTTAATGGACCGTACAGCAAGCATTGTTGCAAAAATGGATAATCATATGAATGGACTTAGGCTCAAATCTTCTGAGAGGAATGATAGAGAAAATGGTCAGCCTCATGTTAGGATGACTCAAACTGGCGACGGCGGCTTAAAGACAAAAAGGAGAGCAAAAGGCTTTGCGTCATCAAGAAAACCTTTGTTTGATTCAGGAGACAAAAAGCATGACTCTGAATCTATACCTCTCAACCCTAGAGATGAGACACATTTAGTTGATGAAAGTTCAAAAATTGATGCCTCGTTATCGAGGTGGGAGGAAAGAGTTGGACCTGCTGAGCTCAATAGAGCTGTTCTTTCACTGTTGGACTTTGGACACATAACAGCTGCTAGACAACTGCAGAATAAACTTTCTCCAGACAACATGCCATCTGAATTTTTTATTGTCGATGCGGCTTTGAAGCTTGCTGCTCATTCAACTTCAAGCATGAAAGTGTCAATGCCAATGCTGGACGATGATGTATTCGCTGTTATGAAGTCATGCAATCTTCTGACTGAGCAGCAAGTGATTGATCCCCTGCAG ACCCTGGAGAGTTTCCCAAGTCTACTTAAGGAGGGTAGCGGACGTGGGATATGCAGAAGGATAATCTCTGTTGTGAAAGCTGCAAATGTGCTTGGTTTAACATTTTCAGAGGCATTCGACAAACAGCCAATAGAGCTGCTGCAATTGCTATCTCTCAAAGCGCAAGAGTCTTTTGAGGAAGCCCATCTTTTAGTTCAAACACACTCAATGCCAGCTGCTAGTATTGCCCAAATTCTCGCTGAATCATTTCTAAAG GGTCTATTAGCAGCACACCGTGGGGGTTATATGGATTTTCAGAAGGATGAAGGACCTGCTCCACTGCTATGGAGAATTTCTGACTTCCTAAAATGGGCTGAGCTTTGTCCTTCTGATTCGGAAATTGGCCATGCTTTGATGAGATTAGTAATCACAGGGCAAGAAATACCCCACGCATGCGAG GTTGAGCTTCTCATTCTATCCCATCACTTCTATAAGTTGTCAGCATGCCTTGATGGCGTTGATGTGCTCGTAGCTCTTGCTGCAACCAGAGTAGAAGCTTATGTCTGGGAGGGCGATTTCTCGTGTCTTGCGCGCTTGATAACAGGAGTTGGAAACTTCCATGCTCTTAATTTCATACTTGGGATACTAATCGAGAATGGCCAACTGGATCTCCTCCTTCAAAAATTTTCCGCAGCTGCTGATGTCAACAGTGGAACTGCTGAGGCGGTTAGGGGTTTTCGAATGGCTGTTCTGACATCACTCAAGCAATTTAACCCAAGTGATCTCGATGCATTTGCCATG GTCTATAATCACTTTGACATGAAGCACGAAACCGCTGCACTTCTGGAGTTACGTGCAAAACAATTATCCCAGCAGTGGTTTCTTCGTTACGACAAGGATCAAAACGAAGAGCTCCTTGAATCCATGCATTATTTCATTGAGGCTGCAGAAGTGCACTCATCTATCGATGCTGGCAACAAAACTCGCAAATCTTGTGCTCAGGCATCACTTGTGTCGCTGCAGATACGAATGCCAGACACAAAATGGCTCAATCTTTCCGAAACTAATGCACGGAGAATATTAGTAGAACAGTCTCGGTTTCAAGAGGCCTTAATAGTTGCTGAAGCTTACGGCCTCAACCAGCCGAGCGAGTGGGCTCTGGTTCTCTGGGAACAGATGCTCAACCCCGAGCTCACCGAACAGTTTGTAGCTGAGTTTGTCGCTGTATTACCTCTCCAGCCATCAATGCTAGTTGAACTTGCAAGATTCTATCGGTCCGAGATGCAAGCCCGTGGAGACCAGTCCCAGTTCTCGGTGTGGCTCACCGGAGGAGGCCTGCCGGCAGATTGGGCAAAGTATCTTGGTAGATCATTCAGATGCTTGCTGAGGAGGACAAGAGACATCAGGTTAAAACAACATCTTGCTGCGTCAGCCACTGGATTTGATGACATAATCGAAACAACCAACAGGGAACTGGACAAGGTCCCGGAAAATGCAGGACCCCTTATCCTGAGGAAAGGACATGGAGGGGCGTACCTCCCTCTGATGTAG